From Eschrichtius robustus isolate mEscRob2 chromosome 7, mEscRob2.pri, whole genome shotgun sequence, a single genomic window includes:
- the FRAT2 gene encoding GSK-3-binding protein FRAT2 has protein sequence MPCRREEEEEAGEEEEEEEEEEEEDSFLLLEQSVTLGGSGEVDRLVAQIGETLQLDAAQDRPASPCAPPGPPLQPPRPPAVVRADKARAPALPLLLPPASAETGGPAPPGALRCALGDRGRVRGRAAPYFVTELAASPSALPGPCRRGWLRGAVASRRLQQRRWPPAGARANDDDPHRLLQQLVLSGNLIKEAVRRLQRAVAAVAATGPAAPPGPGGSRSRPDPVVLCLPQP, from the coding sequence ATGCCGTGccggagggaggaggaagaggaagccggcgaggaagaggaggaggaggaggaggaggaggaggaggacagctTCCTCCTGCTGGAACAGTCGGTGACTCTGGGCGGGTCGGGCGAGGTGGACCGGCTGGTGGCCCAGATCGGCGAGACGCTACAGCTGGACGCGGCGCAGGACCGCCCTGCCTCCCCGTGCGCGCCCCCGGGGCCGCCACTGCAGCCCCCGCGACCCCCGGCGGTGGTGCGGGCGGACAAGGCCCGAGCCCCGGCTCTGCCGTTGCTTCTGCCGCCCGCCTCGGCCGAGACTGGGGGTCCGGCGCCCCCGGGGGCCCTGCGCTGCGCCCTCGGGGACCGCGGCCGGGTGCGGGGCCGGGCTGCGCCCTACTTTGTGACAGAGCTCGCCGCAAGCCCCAGCGCGCTGCCCGGGCCGTGCCGGCGAGGATGGCTGCGGGGCGCTGTCGCCTCCCGCCGCCTGCAACAGCGACGATGGCCCCCAGCCGGGGCGCGCGCCAACGACGACGACCCGCACAGGCTCCTGCAGCAGCTGGTGCTCTCGGGGAACCTCATCAAGGAGGCCGTGCGGAGGCTCCAGCGAGCCGTCGCCGCGGTAGCAGCCACGGGCCCTGCGGCACCCCCCGGACCCGGGGGCAGCCGCAGCCGACCGGACCCTGTCGTCCTGTGCCTTCCCCAACCTTGA